One region of Vidua chalybeata isolate OUT-0048 chromosome 26, bVidCha1 merged haplotype, whole genome shotgun sequence genomic DNA includes:
- the PLEKHH3 gene encoding pleckstrin homology domain-containing family H member 3 isoform X1 has product MPFPGGLWWLLCCRRGFTLLRRDYGEAEREADGEAEEEEEASFELCAQGDQGSLEVSLSQPTHSSSGSERSLLVAEEMRSLIVEKGPGPVEDDPDVLVKGWLQREMRGCMKTPWIRPRKYWFVLTPDSLDYYSSNEKGARRLGSLVLTSLCSVLWPDKQLYKETGYWSVTVFGRKHCYRLYTEHLNEAVRWVCAVQKVIDSKAPVQTPTQLLMRDVEEHRDSPEVLEQIYRCNPILRYTSGPLYAPLLPFPYGSLDQSAPGPCSYTTLRDEAVKLFNSLQQLESERDPVPLMQGVLQTCLDLPPLVDEIYCQLVKQTTEPPAPGGQGDLHYWQLLTCMSCTFLPSPPVLRFLHFHLDRTEKRFPSSEMAKYACFIREALGKTKGRECVPSLEEILVLMQRQEMICTVHCPGAPACSVAISSHTTAEEVAQELVSRLGLSQSPNLFALYEQSRRREQPVGSATLLADVLTRFENLAGEDWEQDPPCRLCFKHYGFLDTDNVPRDSLEFALLFEQAHEMVLRGYVPTSEETLQTLAALRLQSLNSDFSTHAPFPRLEELFPPHVLHARLPPLPHRPPAKCRGARLRVGLLAGGLWGQALAKQRAERDQRLRGRLREEGASTMAAIVEKWKLLQGMGRPEAMAAYVALVREWPGFGSTLFDVDLHASPVGPGPQRLWLGIGAKAVSLYKPGEREPLDSFCYGRISSFGASDSSTFRLSVEDRDLLFETSQVDEIAQLLNTYLASASAQRLPRPQEPPTSPPTLEPTVLPEGLCPAPEPWHQRPPVGSSHS; this is encoded by the exons ATGCCGTTCCCGGGCGGGCTGTGGTGGCTACTGTGCTGTCGACGGGGCTTCACGCTGCTGCGGCGGGACTACGGCGAGGCGGAGCGGGAGGCGGACGGCGAGGCcgaagaggaggaggaggcgtCCTTCGAGCTCTGCGCTCAGGGAGACCAG ggATCCCTGGAGGTGAGCCTGAGCCAGcccacccacagcagcagtggctcGGAACG GTCCCTGCTTGTTGCGGAGGAGATGCGCAGCCTCATCGTGGAGAAGGGCCCAGGGCCAGTGGAGGATGACCCTGACGTTCTTGTGAAAG gctggctgcagcGGGAGATGCGGGGCTGCATGAAGACCCCCTGGATCCGTCCTCGGAAGTACTGGTTCGTGCTGACGCCCGACTCCCTGGACTACTACAGCAGCAACGAGAAGGGGGCCAGGCGCCTGGGCTCCCTGGTGCtcaccagcctctgctctgtgctctggcCAGACAAGCAGCTCTACAAGGAGACGG GCTACTGGAGCGTGACAGTGTTTGGCAGGAAGCACTGCTACCGCCTGTACACGGAGCACCTCAACGAGGCTGTGCGCTGGGTGTGCGCCGTGCAGAAGGTCATTGACAGCAAAGCCCCTGTCCAAACGCCCACCCAGCTGCTCATGCGTGATGTCGAG GAGCACAGAGACAGCCCCGAGGTTCTGGAGCAGATCTATCGCTGCAACCCCATCCTGCGCTACACCAGCGGCCCCCTCTACGCTCccctgctgcccttcccctATGGCAGCCTGGACCAAAGCG cccctggcccCTGCAGCTACACCACGCTGCGCGACGAGGCTGTGAAGCTCTTCAACtcgctgcagcagctggagtcaGAGCGGGACCCAGTGCCGCTGATGCAGGGTGTCCTGCAGACCTGCCTGGACCTGCCGCCGCTGGTGGATGAGATCTACTGCCAGCTGGTGAAGCAGACTACAGAGCCGCCGGCGCCGGGCGGGCAGGGCGACCTGCACTACTGGCAGCTCCTCACCTGCATGAGCTGCACCTTCCTGCCCTCCCCGCCTGTCCTGCGCTTCCTGCACTTCCACCTGGACAG GACAGAGAAGCGTTTCCCTTCCTCGGAGATGGCCAAGTACGCCTGTTTCATCCGAGAGGCGTTGGGAAAGACCAAGGGGAGGGAGTGTGTGCCCTCTCTGGAGGAAATCCTGGTGCTGATGCAGCGGCAAGAGATGATCTGCACAGTGCACTGCCCTGGGGCGCCCGCCTGCAGTGTGGCCATCAGTTCCCACACCACAGCCGAGGAG GTGGCCCAGGAACTTGTGTCAcgcctggggctgtcccagagCCCCAACCTCTTTGCGCTCTACGAACAGTCCCGGCGACGGGAGCAGCCAGTGGGCAGTGCCACACTGCTGGCTGATGTCCTCACCAGGTTTGAAAA cctggctggagaGGACTGGGAGCAGGACCCACCGTGCCGGCTCTGCTTCAAGCACTATGGCTTCCTGGACACAGACAACGTGCCACGGGACAGCCTGGAGTTTGCCCTCCTCTTTGAGCAG GCGCACGAGATGGTGCTGCGGGGCTACGTGCCCACATCAGAGGAGACGCTGCAGACACTGGCGGCCCTGCGCCTGCAGAGTCTCAACAGCGACTTCTCCACCCACGCGCCCTTCCCGCGCCTGGAGGAGCTCTTCCCACCCCACGTGCTGCACGCCCGCTTGCCGCCCCTGCCCCACCGGCCCCCCGCCAAGTGCCGGGGGGCCCGGCTGCGCGTGGGGCTGCTGGCCGGCGGGCTCTGGGGTCAAGCGCTGGCCAAGCAACGGGCGGAGCGGGACCAGCGCCTGCGGGGCCGTCTGCGTGAGGAGGGGGCCAGCACCATGGCTGCCATTGTGGAGAAGtggaagctgctgcagggcatgGGCCGGCCCGAGGCCATGGCCGCCTACGTGGCCTTGGTGCGGGAGTGGCCTGGCTTTGGCTCCACACTCTTCGATGTCGACCTGCACGCG AGCCCAGTGGGCCCTGGGCCCCAGCGCCTGTGGCTGGGCATCGGGGCCAAGGCGGTCTCACTCTACAAGCCGGGAGAGCGCGAGCCCTTGGACAGCTTCTGCTACGGCCGCATCTCCTCCTTTGGCGCCTCTGACAGCAGCACCTTCCGCCTCTCCGTGGAGGATCGAGACCTGCTCTTTGAGACCTCCCAG GTGGATGAGATTGCCCAGCTCCTCAACACGTACCTCGCCTCTGCGAGTGCCCAGCGGCTGCCCCGGCCCCAGGAGCCTCCCACCAGTCCCCCCACTTTGGAGCCCACTGTGCTGCCTGAGGGGCTCTGCCCTGCACCCGAGCCCTGGCACCAGCGGCCACCAGTGGGTTCCTCCCACAGCTAG
- the CCR10 gene encoding C-C chemokine receptor type 10, whose amino-acid sequence MTEQVTPSPVSTELMATTDFYPWEYDYSGEVGMLPELCEKQGVQGFARTFQPAVYLLLLLLGTVGNGLVLLTHTRYRQAHSITDVCVLHLALSDLLLLLTLPFAITDTLQGWSPGTAACKVLQGLYALNFYSGFLFLTCISADRYVAIVRVPAACRLRPRARRLGWLTAGLAWLLAMLLALPQFVYSQAEQHQDLWLCRVVFPRVVSRAARGATNLLQVVLSFAVPFLVMASCYAAVARTLLAARGAQPHRALRVLLALVLVFVALQLPHSLMVLLDAAELLASWEMSCAQSRRKDLALLVTGGLAYLRCCLNPLLYAFLGQRFRQELWLLASDAGCVGSLVPRCSGCSSPRRRTSVSSYLDVV is encoded by the exons ATGACGGAGCAG GTGACTCCCAGCCCCGTCTCAACAGAGCTGATGGCCACCACTGACTTCTACCCCTGGGAGTACGACTACTCGGGCGAGGTCGGCATGTTGCCTGAGCTCTGCGAGAAGCAGGGAGTCCAGGGCTTTGCCCGCACCTTCCAGCCTGCCGTGTacctgctgctcttgctgctgggCACAGTGGGGAACGGGCTGGTGCTGCTCACACACACCCGCTACCGCCAGGCACACAGCATCACCGATGTCTGCGTCCTGCACCTCGCTCTGTCCgacctcctgctgctcctgacgCTGCCCTTCGCCATCACCGACACGCTGCAGGGCTGGTCCCCAGGCACAGCCGCCTGCAAGGTGCTGCAGGGTCTCTATGCCCTCAACTTCTACAGCGGCTTCCTGTTCCTCACGTGCATCAGCGCGGATCGCTATGTGGCCATTGTGCGGGTGCCGGCTGCTTGCCGCCTGCGCCCACGAGCTCGCCGCCTCGGCTGGCTGACGGCGGggctggcctggctgctggccatgctgctaGCACTGCCCCAGTTCGTCtacagccaggcagagcagcaccaggatCTCTGGCTCTGTCGTGTCGTCTTCCCCCGTGTGGTCTCACGGGCAGCCCGGGGGGCCACCAACCTGCTGCAGGTGGTGCTCAGCTTCGCGGTGCCCTTCCTGGTGATGGCAAGCTGCTACGCGGCTGTGGCACGGACGCTACTGGCGGCCCGCGGTGCCCAGCCCCACCGGGCGCTGCGGGTGCTGCTGGCCCTCGTGCTCGTGTTtgtggccctgcagctgccccacagcctgaTGGTGCTGCTGGACGCGGCCGAGCTGCTGGCCAGCTGGGAGATGAGCTGCGCCCAGAGCCGCCGCAAGGACCTAGCACTGCTGGTCACTGGCGGGCTGGCGTACCTGCGCTGCTGCCTCAACCCCCTGCTCTACGCCTTCCTCGGCCAGCGCTTCcgccaggagctgtggctgctcgCCAGCGACGCCGGCTGTGTGGGGTCCCTCGTCCCGCGCTGCTCCGGCTGCTCCAGTCCCCGCCGGCGGACATCGGTCTCCAGCTACTTGGACGTGGTGTAG
- the PLEKHH3 gene encoding pleckstrin homology domain-containing family H member 3 isoform X2 — translation MPQGSLEVSLSQPTHSSSGSERSLLVAEEMRSLIVEKGPGPVEDDPDVLVKGWLQREMRGCMKTPWIRPRKYWFVLTPDSLDYYSSNEKGARRLGSLVLTSLCSVLWPDKQLYKETGYWSVTVFGRKHCYRLYTEHLNEAVRWVCAVQKVIDSKAPVQTPTQLLMRDVEEHRDSPEVLEQIYRCNPILRYTSGPLYAPLLPFPYGSLDQSAPGPCSYTTLRDEAVKLFNSLQQLESERDPVPLMQGVLQTCLDLPPLVDEIYCQLVKQTTEPPAPGGQGDLHYWQLLTCMSCTFLPSPPVLRFLHFHLDRTEKRFPSSEMAKYACFIREALGKTKGRECVPSLEEILVLMQRQEMICTVHCPGAPACSVAISSHTTAEEVAQELVSRLGLSQSPNLFALYEQSRRREQPVGSATLLADVLTRFENLAGEDWEQDPPCRLCFKHYGFLDTDNVPRDSLEFALLFEQAHEMVLRGYVPTSEETLQTLAALRLQSLNSDFSTHAPFPRLEELFPPHVLHARLPPLPHRPPAKCRGARLRVGLLAGGLWGQALAKQRAERDQRLRGRLREEGASTMAAIVEKWKLLQGMGRPEAMAAYVALVREWPGFGSTLFDVDLHASPVGPGPQRLWLGIGAKAVSLYKPGEREPLDSFCYGRISSFGASDSSTFRLSVEDRDLLFETSQVDEIAQLLNTYLASASAQRLPRPQEPPTSPPTLEPTVLPEGLCPAPEPWHQRPPVGSSHS, via the exons ATGCCACAG ggATCCCTGGAGGTGAGCCTGAGCCAGcccacccacagcagcagtggctcGGAACG GTCCCTGCTTGTTGCGGAGGAGATGCGCAGCCTCATCGTGGAGAAGGGCCCAGGGCCAGTGGAGGATGACCCTGACGTTCTTGTGAAAG gctggctgcagcGGGAGATGCGGGGCTGCATGAAGACCCCCTGGATCCGTCCTCGGAAGTACTGGTTCGTGCTGACGCCCGACTCCCTGGACTACTACAGCAGCAACGAGAAGGGGGCCAGGCGCCTGGGCTCCCTGGTGCtcaccagcctctgctctgtgctctggcCAGACAAGCAGCTCTACAAGGAGACGG GCTACTGGAGCGTGACAGTGTTTGGCAGGAAGCACTGCTACCGCCTGTACACGGAGCACCTCAACGAGGCTGTGCGCTGGGTGTGCGCCGTGCAGAAGGTCATTGACAGCAAAGCCCCTGTCCAAACGCCCACCCAGCTGCTCATGCGTGATGTCGAG GAGCACAGAGACAGCCCCGAGGTTCTGGAGCAGATCTATCGCTGCAACCCCATCCTGCGCTACACCAGCGGCCCCCTCTACGCTCccctgctgcccttcccctATGGCAGCCTGGACCAAAGCG cccctggcccCTGCAGCTACACCACGCTGCGCGACGAGGCTGTGAAGCTCTTCAACtcgctgcagcagctggagtcaGAGCGGGACCCAGTGCCGCTGATGCAGGGTGTCCTGCAGACCTGCCTGGACCTGCCGCCGCTGGTGGATGAGATCTACTGCCAGCTGGTGAAGCAGACTACAGAGCCGCCGGCGCCGGGCGGGCAGGGCGACCTGCACTACTGGCAGCTCCTCACCTGCATGAGCTGCACCTTCCTGCCCTCCCCGCCTGTCCTGCGCTTCCTGCACTTCCACCTGGACAG GACAGAGAAGCGTTTCCCTTCCTCGGAGATGGCCAAGTACGCCTGTTTCATCCGAGAGGCGTTGGGAAAGACCAAGGGGAGGGAGTGTGTGCCCTCTCTGGAGGAAATCCTGGTGCTGATGCAGCGGCAAGAGATGATCTGCACAGTGCACTGCCCTGGGGCGCCCGCCTGCAGTGTGGCCATCAGTTCCCACACCACAGCCGAGGAG GTGGCCCAGGAACTTGTGTCAcgcctggggctgtcccagagCCCCAACCTCTTTGCGCTCTACGAACAGTCCCGGCGACGGGAGCAGCCAGTGGGCAGTGCCACACTGCTGGCTGATGTCCTCACCAGGTTTGAAAA cctggctggagaGGACTGGGAGCAGGACCCACCGTGCCGGCTCTGCTTCAAGCACTATGGCTTCCTGGACACAGACAACGTGCCACGGGACAGCCTGGAGTTTGCCCTCCTCTTTGAGCAG GCGCACGAGATGGTGCTGCGGGGCTACGTGCCCACATCAGAGGAGACGCTGCAGACACTGGCGGCCCTGCGCCTGCAGAGTCTCAACAGCGACTTCTCCACCCACGCGCCCTTCCCGCGCCTGGAGGAGCTCTTCCCACCCCACGTGCTGCACGCCCGCTTGCCGCCCCTGCCCCACCGGCCCCCCGCCAAGTGCCGGGGGGCCCGGCTGCGCGTGGGGCTGCTGGCCGGCGGGCTCTGGGGTCAAGCGCTGGCCAAGCAACGGGCGGAGCGGGACCAGCGCCTGCGGGGCCGTCTGCGTGAGGAGGGGGCCAGCACCATGGCTGCCATTGTGGAGAAGtggaagctgctgcagggcatgGGCCGGCCCGAGGCCATGGCCGCCTACGTGGCCTTGGTGCGGGAGTGGCCTGGCTTTGGCTCCACACTCTTCGATGTCGACCTGCACGCG AGCCCAGTGGGCCCTGGGCCCCAGCGCCTGTGGCTGGGCATCGGGGCCAAGGCGGTCTCACTCTACAAGCCGGGAGAGCGCGAGCCCTTGGACAGCTTCTGCTACGGCCGCATCTCCTCCTTTGGCGCCTCTGACAGCAGCACCTTCCGCCTCTCCGTGGAGGATCGAGACCTGCTCTTTGAGACCTCCCAG GTGGATGAGATTGCCCAGCTCCTCAACACGTACCTCGCCTCTGCGAGTGCCCAGCGGCTGCCCCGGCCCCAGGAGCCTCCCACCAGTCCCCCCACTTTGGAGCCCACTGTGCTGCCTGAGGGGCTCTGCCCTGCACCCGAGCCCTGGCACCAGCGGCCACCAGTGGGTTCCTCCCACAGCTAG